Within Myceligenerans xiligouense, the genomic segment GGTGTCCAGACGGGTGACCGGGCCGGAGAGGCGCAGCCGGTCGGTCAGGGAGCGGTCCGCCGTGCCGTCCACGCCGGCCAGGCGCGGCGCGAGCCGACGACGTGCCGGGTCGACGTCGGCCACCGGCTCCGGGCGGCCGGGGGCCACCGTCACCCACCAGAACACGTACGCGATGACACCTGCCCCGTTCAACAGCGTGGCCAGCACGAAGAGCACCCGGACCAGCCAGGCGGGCAGGCCCAGGTGGGCGGCGAGGCCCACGGCCACTCCCGCGATCCAGCGGCCCTCGCGGGGACGCCGCAGGGTGAGGCGGGCCGCGGCCGACGGCGCCTGCCCTCCGGCCGGACCGGCGGGCGGGGTGTGGTCCGTCGGCGCTGCTTGGTTCGTCACACCACGATCGTGGCACGTCGCGCGGCCCCTGAGGACCCGTGGGCACGTATCTCAGGGTCCTGGGGACGCCGAACCAGGGTCGGTTCAGGGCAGCACCCGATCCAGTTCGCGCGGGCCGTCGACGAGCATGGAGTCATGACCACAGACCCGACCGCAGGCGAGGGCCCGACGCCACCGGGCGAGCCCGAGCCGAGCGCGCAGCAGACCTCGTTCGAGGAGCAGCCACCACCCCCGCCGCAGCAGCCGGCGGTGGCCCCGCCCCGTCCGGCCGGCTCCGGCTTCTTCGACTCGATCCGCCGCACCGGCCTCTACCGCGCCGACCAGCGCTGGGCGGGCGGCGTCGCGTCCGGTGTGGCCGCCCGCCTGGGCTGGGACCCCCTCCTGGTGCGGGGGATCTTTGTCATCACCTTCTTCCTGGGCGGGATCGGCCTCATCGCGTACGGCCTCGGCTGGGCGCTGCTGCCGGAGCAGTCCGACGGCCGCATCCACCTCGAAGAGGCCGTCCGCGGCAACTTCGACGTCGCGCTCCTCGGCGCGGCCGTGCTGTTCCTCTTCGGGTTCGCGTGGGGCGGCCCGTGGGACTGGTGGGACGTGAACGGGGGGTGGATCGCGGGGCTGTTCTGGCTCACGGTCGTCGCCGGGATCGTCTACCTGCTGGTGCAGGCGGTCCGGCGGCGGCCGTCCACGGAGGGCGAGCCGCACGCCCAGCCGTACCCGGGCACGCAGCAGTACGCCGCGGGGCAGCCGTACGCGGGCCGGCCCTACCCGGGGACGACGGCGGCCGCCGGGCCCGGTCCGGGGACGACGACGGCTCCGGTGCCCCCGGTGCCGGGTGGGGCCGGCCCGGCGCCGTCGGGCGGTCCCGCGCAGCCGGGCCGCCCGACGCCTCCCGTGGCCAACGGGGCAGTGGGCCTGGACGACCGACCCGCCGGGGCCGCGCCGTCGGGCGGCACGCCTCCCGCGCCGTCGTCTCCCTACGCCGGGGCGCCCACCCCGCCGTACGGGGCGCCTCCCGCGCCGTACGTGGGCGCCCCGTACGCCCAGCCGGTCCCCCCGCGTCCGCCGCGGCGCAAGGGCGGCGGGATCGGGATCGTCTTCGGGCTGATCCTGCTGACCGGTGCGCTGCTCCTGCTCGACGATCTCGTCCTCGGCCGCGTGGTCCCGCGCCTGTCCACGGACGGGGACATGGGGATCTGGGGCGCCTGGGTCGGCATCTCGCTGGTGATCGTCGGCGTGGCGATCGTCGTCGCCGGGCTCCGGGGCCGCTCGAGCGGCGGGCTGGGAGCACTGGCGATCGTCGGCCTGATCCTGGGCGTGCCGACCCTGGGCTGGTTGCAGGCCGACGTCTCCGCGCGGATCGACGACGGCCGCGAGATCTTCGGCGAGGTCCTCGACTTCGACGGCCGCGTGGACGGCTACGAGCCCGGCGCCCCGATCAGCGAGGGCACCTTCGCCCCGAGCCAGATCGCCGAGGCCGAGCACGGCTACTCGGTCAGCTGGGGCGAACCGACCATCGACCTGACGGATCTCGACCTGTCCGAGGTGGACCCGGGCGATCCGGTCGAGGTGCCGATCGCGATCGGCGCGGGCGCCGCGACCCTCTTCGTGCCCGAGGACGCCGCGGTCGAGGTCGAGGGCCTGATCTCGGCCGGGGAGCTGCAGTGGTACGTGGACGGCGACGACCGGACCTACAGCGGCGTCAACAACCAGCGGGTCGCGATCGCCAGCGACGAGGTCGGCGACGACGGGGCCGAGCTCCGCGTGCTCGTCGAGATCGCCGCGGGCGAGCTCATCATCGAGGAGGAACAGTGAACGAGAACAGGTACGAGCCCGATGAGGCCCGAGAGCAGCAGGCCGCGCCCGACGACGTCCGGGAGGAGCCGACAGCCGGTGTCCCGGAGGAGCCGACCGGCGACGTCCGAGGAGACCTGGCCGGCGGTGCCCCGGAGGCCCCGGCAGCCGGTGTCCGGGGAGACCTGGCCGACGCCGTCCCGGAGGACACCACCGAGGTGATCGAGCAGGATCCGGCCCAGGACCGCAGGGGGGCCGAGGAGTTCCCGACGACCGCCTCCGGGCTGGCCGGCGAACCCGCCGAGCCGGCCGAACTGCCCGGCCCGGCCCGGCCCTCGACCCGGTCCGTGCCGGCGACCGAGCGGATCGACATCGCGCGCGGTGAACCGCACGCGGACTCCTCCGGGCAGGGCGCCCCGGCACCGACCGCGGTACAGACCGTGCCGCACGCGAGCGGCGCGGCTCGGCCCGCGCCACCCCAGGGCCCGCGCGTCGGGACGGTCGTCTGGGGACTGGTGGTCCTCGCGATCGGACTGGGCATCCTCGCCGCCGCGGCGGGTGCCCGCATCGACGTCAGCCTCGCGGCGATCCTGCTGCTCGGCGGCGCCGGCGTCGCGCTGGTGGCCGGCTCGATCGTCTCGAGCTTCCGCCGCCGCGGCGAACCGTAGTCCGCTGCCTCGCGACCACGTCATCTTTGTGGGGTGGCTACGCTCCCACCCCACGAGATGGCGTGGTCGCCGGCGAGTTCGTCGGCCGCGGGGCGCGGTCAGGAGGTCAGGTGGTGCCACGTGAGTGCCACCACCACGCCCAGGAGCATGAACGGGCCGAACGGGATGTACGACTTGCGGCCGGCCAGGCGGAACAGCAGGAGCGCCACGGCGACGGCACCACCCAGCGCGTACGGCGCCATGGCTCCCACCAGGAACGTGTCCCAGCCCCACCAGGCGGTGACCGCGCCGAGGACGCCGGCCAGCTTGACGTCCCCCAGCCCGATCCCGCCCTGGAAGATCAGCCACATCAGCAGATAGAAGCCCGCGTGCGCGGCGAAACCGAGCGCGGCCCGCCCCAGCGCCTCCCAGGACGGCCCGCCGGTGAGGCTGCCGGCCACCGCGGCCAGGACCAGGAGCACCCCCACGACCGCCGTCGTCGGGTACACGATCACGTTGGGCAGGCGGTGCGTCCGCGCGTCGATCACCCCGAGCGCGGCGCCCGACACCCCGAGGACGACGACGGCCGGCGTCACCCACGACGCCCCTCCGGCCCACACGGACCACGCGACCGCCAGCACGGCGACCACGGCCACGGCGCGTGCGAACGGCCGCACCTCCCCGGCGATCCGGGTGGACAGCGAGCCGGCCGGGAGCGCCGGGCGAGTTTCGGACTCAGTCACGGAACGAGCGTAGACACCCCCAGCCGAACCGCACACCCATCACACCCAACGATGCCGAACCGCAGGCTGAATCGTTCGAACAACGCTTTACCACGATTCAACCTGCGGTTCGACGGCGAAAACACGGGGCCAGGTGCCGCTCGACGGTGGGTATTGGCGGCACCAGCGGGCGGTTCGGTGACGGGCAGGGCCAGGGACTATGCGACGTCCTGGCCGCCGCCGGTCAGTCGGGCCGCCCGGGCGTACGCCTTCTCCGTCTCCGCGAGCACCCCGGGCCAGTCGTAGGCCGCCAAGCGGGTGCCGTCGTGGGAACCGTTCCGGATTCCGCGCAGCAGATCGCCGTCCGTCGCGAGGCGCACAAGAGCGCGCGCCAGGGCGGCGTCGTCGGGCACCACCAGGCCGTCGACGCCGTCGGCCACCCGCTCCGCCACGCCCGACCCGGCCCGCGTCAGCACCGGCAGCCCGGCTGCCTGCGCCTCCAGCGCCGCGATGCCGAACGCCTCGTCCACCGCGGGTGCGACGAACACGTCGGCGCCGGCGTAGAGCTCGCGCAGGCCGTCGGCGCCGAGCGCACCGGGAAGCGAGACGACGTCCGACAACCCGTGCTCGGCGACGAACCGCCGGGCGCGCCCGAGTTCGGCTCCGTCACCGGCGAGCGTCACCCGGAGGCGGCCACGCCGGGGTTCGCCCGACCGCGGCACACCCGCCCGCTCGCCGTCCGCCGGCGGATCGCCCGCTCCCGGATCGCCCGCCCTCCGGCCGCCCACCCCCGGCACGCCCAGCCGTGTTTCGCCCGCCCCCGGGCCGCCGCCCGCGAACATCCCGTGCGCCCGGGCCACCGCCTCGAGGAACGGGAGCATGCGCTTCCGTGGCGCGAACCGCGCCGCCGAGACCACGTGCAGCTCGCCGGCCGTGGTCTCCCGAGGGCGGCCGGACCGCCATGCGGCAAGGTCCAGCCCGTTCGGCAGCACCACCACCTCGCCGTCGGCCCCGACGATCCGCCGCAGCGGCGCCGCCGTCAGCTCGCTCACCGCGGACCACAGCACCGGCCAGCGCGACCACCCGGCCACCGCGTCGGCGGCGGCGAACATCCGCCACGTGGGACCCCACACGCTGTGCACGGTCAGCACGGCGGGCAGCCCGAGCCGGGTGACGGACCGCAACGCGGCCTGGACCGTCGGCGCGAGCACACCCAGGTGCAGGTGGACGACGTCGGGCCGCGCGCCGCTCGCCATCAGCTCCCGCAACCGCCGGACCACGTGGGTCGTCGAGCGGGGATGAATCGGCCACCCTCCGGGCACGCGGGCGGCGATGCGGTGCACCGTCACGGCGGGGCGGGTGTCAGCCCCACCGCCCGATCCCCCAAGACGCTCGATGTTGCTCGCCACCCCGTGATCGCCCGGGGCGACGGGCGTGGTGGTGATCACCTCGACGCGGTGCCCGGCCATGTGCTGCCGCGCGACGAGCCGCGCAACCTGGACCTCGATGCCGCCCAGGAGCGGAGCGAAGGTGTCGGAGACATGCACGATCCGCACGGCGCCCGCCCTTCGCTCACTCCCACTCGATGGTGCCCGGCGGCTTGCTCGTCACGTCGAGGGTGACGCGGTTGATCTCGCGGACCTCGTTGGTGATCCGGGTCGAGATGACCGACAGGACGTCGTACGGGAGGCGGGTCCAGTCGGCCGTCATCGCGTCCTCGGAGCTCACCGGTCGCAGCACGATCGGGTGGCCGTACGTACGACCGTCGCCCTGGACCCCCACGGAGCGCACGTCCGCGAGCAGCACCACGGGGCACTGCCAGATCTCGCCGTCCAGCCCGGCCCGGGTCAGCTCCTCGCGGGCGATCGCGTCGGCGCGGCGCAGGATCTCCAGGTTGTGCTCGGTCACCTCGCCCACGATCCGGATGCCCAGCCCTGGGCCCGGGAACGGCTGCCGCGACACGATCTCCTCCGGCACGCCGAGCTCGCTCCCCACGGCCCGCACCTCGTCCTTGAACAGCGTCCGCAGCGGCTCGACCAGGGAGAAGGTCAGGTCGTCCGGCAGCCCGCCCACGTTGTGGTGCGACTTGATGTTGGCCGCGCCCTCACCACCGCCGGACTCCACCACGTCCGGGTACAGCGTGCCCTGGACCAGGAACTTCACTTCCTCGCCGTGCGCGCCGGCCTCGGCGACGATGTCCCGTTGCGCGTCCTCGAAGACGCGGATGAACTCGCGCCCGATGATCTTGCGCTTCTGCTCCGGGTCGGTCACGCCGGCGAGCGCCGCCAGGAACCGCTCCTTCTCGTGCCGGATGACGAGGTTCACGCCGGTCGCTGCGACGAAGTCGCGCTCGATCTGCTCCACCTCGCCGGCACGCATGAGTCCGTGGTCGACGTGCACGCAGGTGAGCTGGTCCCCCACGGCCTTCTGCACGAGCGCCGCGGCGACCGCGGAGTCGACCCCGCCGGACAGCGCACAGATCACGCGCGCGTCGCCGATCTGGGCCCGGATGGCCTCGACCTGCTCGGCCACGACGTTGTCCGCGGTCCAGTCCGGGGCCAGCCCCGCGCCGCCGTACAGGAAGTGCTCAAGGACGGCCTGGCCGTGCTCGGAGTGCTTGACCTCGGGGTGCCACTGCACGCCGAAGAGGCGCCGCTCGCGGTCCTCGAACGCGGCGACGGGAGCGCCGGCGCTGGTGGCGAGCACCTCGAAGCCCGGGGGCGCCGCCCGCACGGCGTCGCCATGGCTCATCCACGCGACCTGGTGCTCGGGGGTTCCGGCGAGCAGGACGCCCGTGGCGCACACGTCGACGTCGGTCCCACCGAACTCGCTCAGCCCGGTCTCGGCGACCTCCCCGCCGAGCGCCTGCGCCATGGCCTGGAAGCCGTAGCAGATGCCCATGACGGGCACGCCGGCGTCGAACAGCTTGGGGTCGACGACGGGGGCGCCGGGAGCGTAGACCGACGAGGGCCCGCCCGACAGGATGATCGCCGCGGGGTCCTTGGCGAGCATCTCGTCGACGGTGGCCGTGTGCGGCACGATCTCCGAGTACACCTTCGCCTCGCGCACGCGGCGGGCGATGAGCTGGGCGTACTGGGCGCCGAAGTCGACCACCAGCACCGGGCGGTGCTGGCGCGGTTCGGCGAGGGGCTGGTTCTCGGCGGCGGGCGTCGTCACCCGTAGATTCTAAGAGGTAGCGCGGGCCGGCGGGGCCGCTACGGGTGTGACCCGGCGCCGGGTCCTCTCATCCGGCCTCCCGGGTGCCCGACGGCGGCCGCGGTGGCGTCCCGCGGGGGCGTGGCCGGATGTGCTTCGGCCCGCGCGACGTCGCCTAGGCTCGGGGGCGTGAGCACCGCCGAGTCCGAGAGCCCGTCCGTTCCCACCGCCGAGGCCGCCGCCACCGCGATCCGCAAGGCGCGCGGCGCGATGACGCGATATCGCGTGCTGGCGATCGTGACCGGGGTGATGCTGCTGATCCTGGTGGTGGAGATGGGGATCAAGTACGTCCTGGGCGCGGTGGTGGACGTCGAGCCGATCATGCCGTTCATCTCGTGGGTGCCGTTCGCGCACGGCTGGATCTACGTGGTCTACCTCGTCACCGTGGCGGACCTGTGGTCGAAGATGCGCTGGGGCTTCGGTCGCCTGGTGACGATGGTGCTGGCAGGCGTGGTGCCGGTGATGTCGTTCGTGCTGGAGCGCAAGATCCACGCCGAGGCGGAGGCGAAACTCGCCGCCCTCGAGGAGCGCTTCGGGGCCTGAGTCCGGACGCGGCACCCAGATCGGTCACATCCGTCAGTTTTCCATCTCAACCGCGTAACGATCATTGACCTTAATCCCCAAGGTTTGGAAAGATAGTTCCACAGAGAACTTCACCCGAATCAGGGGGCGGTTATGGGTGATACGGCAACTATCCTCTATCTGACCATCGCGACCGCGGTGCTGGCGATCCCGGCGGCGATCCTGGTCTCGATCGCCACGGTGGCGTCGGGCTTCTCGGGGCTCCTGCGGCTGGGCTTCGGAGCCCTCCGGGCCGGGCTGATCCCGGAGCATCGATATGTTCGTGACCACGACATAGACCAGCTTTCCGCCGTTCGGGGCATTGCCGGGGTCACCCTGCTGGCCACGGCCGAGCTGATGCGCTCCAGAGCCCTCCCCGTCACCCTGCCGGCACCGATCCAGGACGCCGGGCTGCCGTCCTGGATCGGCATCCTCGCCCACGGGACGCTCTGGGCCGTGAGCTCGCTCGCAGCGGTCGCTCTTTTAATCTCCCTTGGCTCCCTCTTGATGTACAGGCGCCAAGTTCGTTACCCCCCGCCCGTGACACCCGAAGACGGGCGGGCGCGCTCCGTCCTCTCCCCCTTCCTCGCCCTGCGCGCCCCGGCGACGCTGGCCGTGGTCAGCATCCTGACCGTCGCCTACGTCATGATCCTGCCCCCGCTGTGGCCGGAGGGCGGGGCCGAACTTCCCGAGGCGCAGCTCCCGGAGCCGGGAACGCTCCTGCTCCTCGCCCTCCTCATGATCGTGGGGATCATCGGGCTGGTCCTGCTCGTCGGCGTCGTCGGCGTCGGGCTGCCGCTGGCCATCACCTTCCACTCCCGGGGCGCCGACGGCCACCCCGCGCTCCCGGCCCTCTGGGCACTCGCCCTGACCGGGCTCTACGCGGTGCGACGCGGCCCGGAGTGGTTCGCCGCGGCGGGCGAGGCCGTCGCCGGCCCCGCCTCCGGAACCCTCCCGGGCGGAGCCGACGGCGCGTACCTCGTCATGGCGGCGATGCCGGGCCTCACGGGCACACTCATCATCGTCGCGATCTCGGTGTGGGAGCTGGCGCGCCTGCACGCCGTGCACGGCATCGACCCGTGGACCCCGACCGCCGTCCTGGTCCCGGCAGGCGGCGCCGAGGCCGACAACCCGCTCGTCACCGACCCCCGTGCAGTGCCGGACCTGCGCTCGGACAACCCGCGCAAGCCCGACGCCGCCCGGATTCCCCGCTCTCTCCAGCGGAAGCTGTCGCAGGCCGGTCGGACGGTGAAGGGCTAGCTGTACCGGCCGTGCCCCGGACCCCCTGTCGTGCCGGCACGGCACTTTGATTGAATGCCCACGTGACCACGCACCCGTTCGACACCATCACCGCCGACCAGCTCCGTGCCGCCGGGAGCATGAAGTGGACGGCCTTCCCCGGCACGATCGGCGCGTGGGTGGCCGAGATGGACTTCGGCACCTCACCCGAGGTCACCAGCGCCCTGCACGACGCCGTCGACCGCGCCGCGTTCGGCTACCTCCCCCAGGCCCTGGTCACCGGGATGTCCGAGTCCTACGCCCGGTTCGCGGCGGACCGCTACGGCTGGACCGTGGACCCGGCCCGTGTTCGCCCGGTGTCCGACGTGCTCACCGCGCTCGAGGCGGTCATCACCCACTACTCGCGCCCGGGTTCGCCGATCATCCTGCCCACCCCGGCCTACATGCCGTTCCTCACCCTGCCCGGCACCCTGGGCCGCGACATCATCCAGGTCCCGATGTCCGTCACGGACACCCCGGAGGGCCCGCGCTACACCTATGACCTCGACGCGCTCGACGCCGCGTTCACCGCGGGCGGCCACCTCCTGGTGCTGTGCAACCCGCACAACCCGATCGGCCGCGTCCTGACGCCGGACGAGATGTACGCGATCGCGGAGGTCGTGGACCGCCACGACGGCCGCGTCTTCGCCGACGAGATCCACGCTCCGCTGACCTTCGCCCCCCACCGCCACGTCCCCTACGCCTCGCTGTCCGAGACCGCGGCCGGTCACACCGTCACGGCCACCTCCGCGTCGAAGGCGTGGAACCTGCCCGGCATGAAGTGCGCACAGCTCGTGCTGTCGAACGACGCGGACGTCAAGACCTGGAACGAGGTGGGTCGGCACGCCGAGATGCAGGCAGCGACGCTCGGCCTGGTCGCGACCACGGCCGCCTACGACCGCTCCCGCGACTGGCTGGACGACACCGTCGCCTACCTGGCGGGCAACTTCCGCACGCTGGTCGACGACGTCGCCGAGCACCTCCCGGACGTCATCGTCACGCCGCTGGAGGGCACCTACCTGTCCTGGCTGGACTGCCGCAAGCTGAACACCGGTGACACGGCGTCGCCGGCGGCGTTCTTCCGCGACCATGCCGGCGTCACGACGACCGACGGCGCCCTGTGCGGCGAGGCGGGCCAGGGCTTCGTCCGCCTCAACCTCGCCATGCCACGCCCGGTCCTCCGCGAGGCGCTGGAGGCGATGGGCGACGTGGCCGCACGCGGCTGACAGGCACGTCCTGGCGCCAGAACTCCATTCGACAGGACACATAGAGGCCAAGAGCATAAGGTGTCGGAAGATCAGCGAGGTGCGCAGGGGCGCGCCTCGCTGCTGCCGTTCCACAACTATGCACAGGAGAATGCCCTTGGCCCTCAACCGGAACACAGGCAGCGGCGATGCTTCGACGAATGACCTCGTGGGCTGTCAGGTCTTTGCCGACGAGACCAAGGCGAAGGAATTCACCATCGTCGCGGCGTTCGTGCCACCGCACAAAGTTCACGTTCTCAGATCGGCAATGCGTGGCCACCGAATGCGTGGGCAGCGGAGCATTCACTTCAACTCTGAACGGGACGCAGTCCGTAGAGCCGTTCTCCGCACACTCGTCGAGTTCGGCGTGACGTCAGCCATCTTCCGCGGAGCGACACGCAAAGGCCGCAACCCGCGAGAAGCGTGCGTGCGCGAGCTGGCACGGTACTCACGCCAGAACGGCTGTCGATCCCTTGTGCTCGACCTCGACGAGAGTGTGGTGGCGCAGGACCGGAGATGGTTACACGAAGAACTCTGCAAGACCGACGTGCGATATGACCACCTCCACCGCCACGAGGAGCCGCTGCTCTGGGTAGCAGACGCCATCGCATGGTGCTGGCAACGAGGCGGGCAG encodes:
- a CDS encoding PspC domain-containing protein, coding for MTTDPTAGEGPTPPGEPEPSAQQTSFEEQPPPPPQQPAVAPPRPAGSGFFDSIRRTGLYRADQRWAGGVASGVAARLGWDPLLVRGIFVITFFLGGIGLIAYGLGWALLPEQSDGRIHLEEAVRGNFDVALLGAAVLFLFGFAWGGPWDWWDVNGGWIAGLFWLTVVAGIVYLLVQAVRRRPSTEGEPHAQPYPGTQQYAAGQPYAGRPYPGTTAAAGPGPGTTTAPVPPVPGGAGPAPSGGPAQPGRPTPPVANGAVGLDDRPAGAAPSGGTPPAPSSPYAGAPTPPYGAPPAPYVGAPYAQPVPPRPPRRKGGGIGIVFGLILLTGALLLLDDLVLGRVVPRLSTDGDMGIWGAWVGISLVIVGVAIVVAGLRGRSSGGLGALAIVGLILGVPTLGWLQADVSARIDDGREIFGEVLDFDGRVDGYEPGAPISEGTFAPSQIAEAEHGYSVSWGEPTIDLTDLDLSEVDPGDPVEVPIAIGAGAATLFVPEDAAVEVEGLISAGELQWYVDGDDRTYSGVNNQRVAIASDEVGDDGAELRVLVEIAAGELIIEEEQ
- a CDS encoding prepilin peptidase, which produces MTESETRPALPAGSLSTRIAGEVRPFARAVAVVAVLAVAWSVWAGGASWVTPAVVVLGVSGAALGVIDARTHRLPNVIVYPTTAVVGVLLVLAAVAGSLTGGPSWEALGRAALGFAAHAGFYLLMWLIFQGGIGLGDVKLAGVLGAVTAWWGWDTFLVGAMAPYALGGAVAVALLLFRLAGRKSYIPFGPFMLLGVVVALTWHHLTS
- a CDS encoding glycosyltransferase family 4 protein is translated as MRIVHVSDTFAPLLGGIEVQVARLVARQHMAGHRVEVITTTPVAPGDHGVASNIERLGGSGGGADTRPAVTVHRIAARVPGGWPIHPRSTTHVVRRLRELMASGARPDVVHLHLGVLAPTVQAALRSVTRLGLPAVLTVHSVWGPTWRMFAAADAVAGWSRWPVLWSAVSELTAAPLRRIVGADGEVVVLPNGLDLAAWRSGRPRETTAGELHVVSAARFAPRKRMLPFLEAVARAHGMFAGGGPGAGETRLGVPGVGGRRAGDPGAGDPPADGERAGVPRSGEPRRGRLRVTLAGDGAELGRARRFVAEHGLSDVVSLPGALGADGLRELYAGADVFVAPAVDEAFGIAALEAQAAGLPVLTRAGSGVAERVADGVDGLVVPDDAALARALVRLATDGDLLRGIRNGSHDGTRLAAYDWPGVLAETEKAYARAARLTGGGQDVA
- the guaA gene encoding glutamine-hydrolyzing GMP synthase codes for the protein MTTPAAENQPLAEPRQHRPVLVVDFGAQYAQLIARRVREAKVYSEIVPHTATVDEMLAKDPAAIILSGGPSSVYAPGAPVVDPKLFDAGVPVMGICYGFQAMAQALGGEVAETGLSEFGGTDVDVCATGVLLAGTPEHQVAWMSHGDAVRAAPPGFEVLATSAGAPVAAFEDRERRLFGVQWHPEVKHSEHGQAVLEHFLYGGAGLAPDWTADNVVAEQVEAIRAQIGDARVICALSGGVDSAVAAALVQKAVGDQLTCVHVDHGLMRAGEVEQIERDFVAATGVNLVIRHEKERFLAALAGVTDPEQKRKIIGREFIRVFEDAQRDIVAEAGAHGEEVKFLVQGTLYPDVVESGGGEGAANIKSHHNVGGLPDDLTFSLVEPLRTLFKDEVRAVGSELGVPEEIVSRQPFPGPGLGIRIVGEVTEHNLEILRRADAIAREELTRAGLDGEIWQCPVVLLADVRSVGVQGDGRTYGHPIVLRPVSSEDAMTADWTRLPYDVLSVISTRITNEVREINRVTLDVTSKPPGTIEWE
- a CDS encoding DUF3817 domain-containing protein, with amino-acid sequence MSTAESESPSVPTAEAAATAIRKARGAMTRYRVLAIVTGVMLLILVVEMGIKYVLGAVVDVEPIMPFISWVPFAHGWIYVVYLVTVADLWSKMRWGFGRLVTMVLAGVVPVMSFVLERKIHAEAEAKLAALEERFGA
- a CDS encoding MalY/PatB family protein, whose translation is MTTHPFDTITADQLRAAGSMKWTAFPGTIGAWVAEMDFGTSPEVTSALHDAVDRAAFGYLPQALVTGMSESYARFAADRYGWTVDPARVRPVSDVLTALEAVITHYSRPGSPIILPTPAYMPFLTLPGTLGRDIIQVPMSVTDTPEGPRYTYDLDALDAAFTAGGHLLVLCNPHNPIGRVLTPDEMYAIAEVVDRHDGRVFADEIHAPLTFAPHRHVPYASLSETAAGHTVTATSASKAWNLPGMKCAQLVLSNDADVKTWNEVGRHAEMQAATLGLVATTAAYDRSRDWLDDTVAYLAGNFRTLVDDVAEHLPDVIVTPLEGTYLSWLDCRKLNTGDTASPAAFFRDHAGVTTTDGALCGEAGQGFVRLNLAMPRPVLREALEAMGDVAARG